The segment AGAACTTCTTCCAGCTACAGTAGCGGATTCAAATATTTTACCGCAATCGGGGCAGGATTCACCTTTTTTGCCGTATACTTTGAAGCTGTTCTGAAATCCCCCGGCATCGCCTCCGGCATCTACGTAATCGCGAATGGAGCTGCCGTTTTCCTGAATGGCCAGCTTGAGTACGGCCTGCAATTCAATAAAAAGCTTGATCAGAGATTCCTGCGAAAGATCAGAAGCCTTGGCCTTGGGGTGGATACCGGAACGAAACAGGGATTCATCGGCGTAAATATTGCCGCACCCGGCAACCACGGACTGATTGAGCAGCAAGCCCTTGATCTGGGCCTTGCGTCCGGTGATGCGTTCGGCAAGCTCCTCAGCTGTTACTTCAAGCGGTTCGGGACCGAGTGTTTTGTAAAAATCCCATTCCTGAAGCTCTTCATTGTTCAGGGCGCGCACTTCACCAAACTTGCGGGTATCGTGAAATTCTATTGAACCGCCGTCAGTGAGTCCAAAAACAACGCGAGTGTGCGGTTCAGGAGTGGTCGGACCTTCATGAGCCAATACCCGTCCAGTCATCTTGAGATGAAAGGTTACGTGCAGATCTTCGCCAAGATCCATAATAAGCAACTTGGCCCGGCGATGGATGCGGGTAATCTTCTCCCCGGCAACACGGGAGGAAAAAAGATACCACGGCATTTTCACAGAACTGTGGTTGAGAATTTTAACAGATTCAATTGTCTTGCCTTCAAGAGACTTGGCAAGACCACGGGATATTACTTCTACTTCCGGCAATTCTGGCATTTTACACTTCCTGAAATATCTTATTTATCTTTCTTCATGCGGGTCAGCCGGCCCATATCAAGATCAAAGAGTTCGCCGCGACGATCAATGGTAAAGATAAGCGGCTTATCTTCCTTATGGGCTTTTGATCCGGCCATGTGCATGGCTGCAAGGCTGGTTACGGGAATCCCCTGTGCCTTGGCAATGATATCACCGGGACGCAAACCTTTCTTGTAACCCTTAAGGTCCCTTTTCACAGCGGTGATTACAGCCCTTCCCTGACGAATTTCAATGGTCATACCCATACGGCTTTCATAGGACGGCGGACAGTAAAAAAAAGAATCCGCCGCTGTGGGATAAAATTCACCACCCCGCCAGGGCATGATGGTCATAACCTTGGCCTGCGGGTCAAGTGTTTTCAGCCTGCGGGGAATCCCCCAGCCATGCTCAACGTGCCCGCCTCCGGCAAGTATAACCACCGGATTACCGGTACTCTTGCGCAGCTCAACAGCTTTTTCAGCCATACCAGTATCCCAGAGGGACTGGACAAGAAAGAAACGTTCTATCTGCTTGGAATCAGTAGCATCACGGCCCTGATGCATGGCAAGGACTTCTTTTAATCCCTCCTCCTGTTCAGGCGCGGGAGAGATAACTTCGCTCGGCAGCATGGCCCTATCTTCAACGGACAAACCATCAAGCCCCTTTTCGCGAACCTCTTTGACCAGACGGAAGGGAAAATTAAGCCCACCCATAGTCAGCCTGCGTTTTTCCGCCAAATCGAAAATGGGCTTGAACATGTTGAAATCGTACCGCCAGCCATTTTTCCAATCCAGTTCTTTAGAAAGTTCCGCGACCGGAATCTGTCCGAGATTGAAACGGTTGAGGACATCCTGCTTCTGTGCAGTGACCATTTCAAGACCGATAGCAACCTTTTGATGCCCACGGGTCAACCCTTCGATAATTTCAAACTGGGCTTTGTGATCACAGATGGAGGTATGCCCTTCCCCGACAAGCACGTAATCGGCCTTTGACGCTTCGGCCATGAGCTTATCAAACGGCAGGGAATCGCCTACCGGGTCAAGATAATCCCCGGAACAAGGCAGGAATGAGACAGCCATTTCAGGTGGAAGACTCTTTTTCACACATCCGCCGAGCACAAAAAAAAGTGCGCAAAGGACCAGAACGGTCCTTGCGCACTTGTTAACTATATTGCAAGCCATACTGGGCTAGTCCCAGTTACGCTTATCTTCAATGGGTCTGATCTGCGGAGGCAGTGAGCCGGGAGTCAGAACCTTGAGGATGGGGCGCAGCTTGATCTTTTCACGGAACATGTGCAGCAGCTCATCTTCACGCTTAAAGTTGGAGACCTCAATATTCAGGGTCATCTCATCAATGCCGCCGGGGTTGGTAACTTCGATCTGCCAGCGTTTGACTTCTTCGAAGTGAGCCATAACCTGCTCCACCTGATGGGGGTATACGAACATCCCCTTGATACGTGCGGTGGTATCCACGCGACCGACAATATTGCCGAGACGCGGTGTGGAACGTCCGCAAGGACATGGGCTGCGGTCGATGTAGCTCAGATCGCCGGTGGCGAGTCTGATCAGCGGGTAGGTTTTGTTGAAAGCGGTGATTACGATTTCGCCAACCTCGCCGTCCTTGAGCGGAATACCGGTATCAGGATGGCAGATTTCAACAAAAGCACGGTTGGTGATGTGCAGACCATTTTTGTGGTAGCACTCGTAACCGATACAACCGACATCTGCGGTTCCGTAGCCCTGACGCATGATCAGGTCGAATTTCTTCTCCAGATCGGAACGCATTTTCTCGGAGAATTTTTCCCCGGTGACAAATGCAACTTCAAGGTACAGATCCTTACGCAGGTTCAAACCGGCTTCTTCCGCCTTCTGAGCCAGATGCATAAGGTAGCTGGGGGTACCGACATAGCCGGTAACGCGCAGTTTCTGCATAATTTCAAGCTGGCTGTTGGTAGAACCGGGACCAGCAGGAACAACCGCACAATTCAGATTGCGCAGAGGTTCTTCAAACATGAGTCCTGCGGGAGCCAGATGATAGTTAAAGGTAATCTGGGCTACGTCTCCGGAACGGAAACCCGCAGCGTAGAAACCTTCAGTCCATCCCCAGTAATCTTCGGAACGGTCTTCGGGATCGAAGATGGGACCGGGAGACAAAAAGATACGGCGTAGTTCACCGAGATCTTTGGTCAGGAGTCCGCCGAGACGGGGTCCCATGGATTGCAGAAAGATCAATTCTTTCTTTTTTAAGATAGGTATATGTTTAAGGTCAGCAAGTTCTTTAAACTTATCGACCTGAAACTGTGCTCTGTCGAAGCGTTTTTTGACATCTTCAGAATAACGGTAGGCATAGGTCAGAAGTTCTTTGAGCTGCAAAGCGCAATATTGGCGTCTTTCACCTTCATCAAGTACTTCGCGACGGCTGTAGATGCCTTCGGTACGGTCTTTACGTGTCATTTATAGATTTCCTCCATAATTTATTGCTGAGCAAGGAGTCGGCACTCCACTCAGCTTAGACAACATATGTAAAATTAACTCATTTGTCAACTTTCATAACTTTTATCCATTAATTTCAGTACAATAACTCAAAACGACGTTTTCTCAAGGTATATTGAGGAAACATAATTCTAACACCAAAACAAAAAAAATAAACTTTTTCATTTTTTTTGTTGACAGAAAGATGCTGTCTGGATAAAAGCTTCTTCGTTCGCACGGATGGGTCGTTAACTCAGTTGGTAGAGTATCTGCCTTTTAAGCAGAGAGTCGCTGGTTCGAGCCCAGCACGACCCACCACTTAACATTCGGCGAACACACTCCGCAAAATGCGGAAATGATCTTTCAAAACAGCGGTCATTAAATTGATTACAAAAAAAGCTTGACAGACATTAAGCCAATTGCTAATCTTGATAGACGCGCTTTAAAATATATGGGTCGTTAACTCAGTTGGTAGAGTATCTGCCTTTTAAGCAGAGAGTCGCTGGTTCGAGCCCAGCACGACCCACCATTTTGAAAGAAAAGGGCATTTCATCTAAAGATGAAATGCCCTTTTTCTGTTTGTGATCAGCCTTCAGACACCCACCCCTTTTCTGGCATGATGCTCCATAAACATAATAAATTTTTCGATCAGCGTTGCTTTCTTCCAAAGAAACTTTGGCAGCGGCGGCCCGTTTTCACAAATCTTTCTCAATCCTTCTTCGTATGAAACTTTACCCATAATGAAATAGATGAGTGCCGTAAGCACAATGCCTGCCGCCAGGACCGGCTTAATAACGATAAAAATTTTCAAGATAAAGATGAATAAACCTGCAAAAGCAGCCAGCACGAATCTTTCCAGCCAATAGCCTTCTTTCAACGGCAAAAACCGTATCTCATCATCGCTCATGGAGGTGGTGAGATAAATAGAATTTGAATTGAACAAAAATATAACCGGGAGCAACAGCAGACCGAGCCAATATGATCCAGTTAAAAAGGCGGCCAAGCCAGCCTGAAAAAACATAAAAACAATGTGGCAGGCTACCGAGATGATCCGGCCAATGACTGTCTTGAAATATTTCCAACTCAGCGAAACGTCCGGCCGGGAACCGATCAGAACGAACATTGCAGAGACCGTTAGAAGGACAAGTGAGATTTGAATTACGCTTTCATCCTCATAGGAGTAAAGAACTAAGAGAATTGTTCCATAGGAAATCAATATCAAGAGGATATTCATCCATATCGTTGTAAAAAATTCCCCGAAAAATCGAATCAGATACATTTTTATCCCACAATAGTCTTCAGCCACCTCTTACTATGGCACCACATGAGTAAATTAATTAACCATCAATATTGCTTCAATTAACAGACTCTTGAAGAGGCGGAGAGTTTTCGTAAACTTCCTTGAATTCATCTTCATATGTAATTTTGCCCATGACGTAATAAGTCAGAGCCACAAGTATTATGGAAGCAGCCATAAACGGTATAAAATCAATTTTTTCTTTGAGCATCAGATAGACTGAAGGGCCAAAGAACAAAACATTTGCAAAAACAGCCAGCACGAGCTTCAACACCCACGACCAGCCTTTCATCGGAGCGGTTTTAATATCTTCGTAATTCTTAGCAGTGGCGATAAAAATAAAACTTGAGAATAAAGACAGCAGAACTGGAACTAGAGCCGCTCCTACCCAGTATGAAGACGTAAAAAAAGCCACGACGAAGGCCAGCCCATGCAAAATGACAATTGCAAAAGCAACAGTCAAAGCGCGGGTGACAACCATGCCTAAGTATTCAAAACAGAATGAGAAATTTTTGCGTGTAGAAATCAGAACAAGCATGACCGATATTATCGAACCTGTCTCCGACCCCATCATCATAGCATCCTCATCACTATAAGAGTTAGCGACAAGTAAGCCGTAAAATATCAAGATCAAAAAAAAGTTATCTTTTATGATCCTGAAAAATTCCCGGACAAATCGAACAAAATTCATAATCACCCTCCCCGCAATCGCATTGTCTATATACTACAAGCTAGCATATAGGGCAAAGTCTGACAATCAACCTGAAATCAAAAAAGAAAGCCCCGTTAATGACACCAATCATTAACGGGGCGAAGCTTATTAAAAGTTTTTGGAATTTTAAAACCGATCAAACCCGTCATCTTCAGGAGATGAACTGCCTGCGGGAAGCATGGGGGTCGGACGACTGCTCAGTTTAAAGAAGGACATGGCCTGCTGCAAAAGCTGTCCTTGACGGGAAAGCTCTTCAGAGGTGGAAGCCATTTCCTCAGAAGCGGAAGCATTCTGCTGGATAACCGTATCAAGCTGCTGGATTGCCTTGTTGATCTGGCTGACACCGCTATTCTGCTCATTGCTGGCTGCTGCGATTTCCTGGACCAGCTCAGCAGTCCTACTGATACTGGGGACCAACTCCTGAAGCATGCCCCCGGCCTTTTCCGCCACTACAACGGAAGAGGAGGAAAGCTCGCTGATTTCAGCAGCGGCTATCCCACTGCGCTCGGCAAGTTTGCGAACCTCGGCCGCAACAACGGCGAATCCCTTGCCGTGCTCCCCTGCCCTTGCAGCTTCAATTGCCGCATTAAGAGCCAGCAGGTTGGTCTGACGGGCAATCTCTTCAATTATCATAATCTTTTCAGCAATGCTCTTCATAGCCAACACAGCCTCACCCACAGCATCGGCACTCTGAGAAGCCTGAGACTGGGATTTTTCAGCAACACCTTCAGTCTGGACGGCATTTTCAGCATTCTGCTTGATGTTGGCAGCCATCTCTTCCATGGAAGATGAAACCTCTTCAATGGAGGCAGCCTGTTCGGTAGCCCCCTGTGACAAACTTTCAGCTGAAGCGGAAAGCTCTTCACTGCCGCTGGCCACACTGTCGGAAGCGTTATTCACATCACCCACAACATTGCGCAGCCTGTGAACCATGTTGCGCATGCCATCTGCAAGCTTACCAAGTTCATCCTTACGTTGTAGATCAACATCTGCGGAAAGATCACCATCACTGACCTCAGCCACAAAATCCAATCCCTTATTGAGAGGACCGAGAATTCCCTTGGCAATAATCCAGGCCATGAGAATACCGATGATAAGGGCCACCGCACTTACAACAACAATCCCCTGCCTTGTAGCCGCTGCGGCATCAAGCATTTCCTGATCGGTCATGATATTTTCAGCTACGACTCCGCGCACTTCGGTCAAAATATCCTGTACAGCAACAAGCGCGGGAGCTGTTACCGTAGCGTAAATATTTGTTGCCTCGGCAAGAATCTTAAGCTCACCCTCATGCCAGTCAATCAGGGCATCAATCCTGCCCAGAGTTTCCAACGCGAATTTTTCAACATGCTCAGAAAAATATCTCTGCGCCCCGACACGGTCCCCGCGAGCAAGGTATTCATTCAAGACCTGAACTGTTTCATGAAGCTTTGTATGCGGCTTATAAACTTTAGCTAAAAGTTCACCGAATTCAGGATGCTGTTTGGCCATATCCTTTACTTTTGCGGAGTAAAGCCACTTACCCAACCCACACTTATGAGGATTGGCCTGCACAGTTATTGATCTGGACTCCGGATTCATAAGCTGCTTGAGCACGGCGATCATCCAATTAAGATGATCCGCCTTCTTCTCTCTTAAAAAGCTGCCCATGGTAGGGTCTACATCTTCATACTTTTCTTCAATCGCAATTGCAGATTTGTGCAGCTTATTATGGTGGGATTCTATCTTTGCCAGCAGAGGCTTGATTTCCGGAACCAGCTCTTCCGCTTTTTTGCGTTCTTCACTGTAGTACCATTTACCGAAGCCGCACTTGTGGGGATCGGTCTGCACATCGATTTCATGGACATCTTTATCGGTCAGCAGTCTGTTTACTTCATTAGCCCAATTTAAATGATCCACAATTTTCTGGACAAAATCGCCACGAAGTTTGTTACCTGCGATAACTTCTTCAGCATCAAAAACGATAGTGCCGATACCGGATATGGACCAACCTCCAAGTAGAACCAACAATAATAATACTGCCCCGAAACCTACTGCAAATTTATAGGCCAGCCTCAAATCTTTCCAACTCATGACAAACTCTCCTATGAAAATTTTCCCTCTAAATCACACCACTCCGGGAACGACATTCTTTTAACGATGCTTTAAGCATAACACAGTGCCCCATCCAAAGGAACTATTTAAAAAATGTTATGGGCATTCCATACTTTTAAGCGAGGCATTACTTGACTATTTCCCCTCTCAGTTATACTGGTAGGACCAGCAGACAGTAAGATGTCAGACCAGCAATAAAAGGAATCCCGGCCTCAAAGACATGTAACAGGCCAGAATTATTATATGTGCGCAAAAATGTTTAAACCCATTAAGAAAGTCAGAGTTTCGGAAACAGCAGCCAAGCAATTGGAAGAACTGATCCAGAACAAGACTTTTACTGAAGGCGAACCGCTTCCTTCCGAACGACAGCTCATGAAGGAATTGCAAGTTGGCCGCGGGTCTATCCGTGAAGCATTGCGCATCCTTGAAATCAAGGGATTCATTGAAACACAGCCCGGCATCGGGGCTTTTGTAAAAAGCTACGAAGGGGATATTTTCAGCCCTCTGTCCACCTGGCTGACAGATAATTACGAAGCACTGCGCCATTTTTTCGAAGTCCGTTCCCTGCTGGAACCAAGCACAGCGCGCATGGCTTCGGAACGAATTTCAGATGAAGACTTTGAGGAACTTTTAAAGACCCACGAAGAATTCAAAAAAACAGTTGAAGAAGAGGACCTGCCCCGGGCCATCATGGTCGATGCCGAATTTCACAGACTCATCGGCAAGGCTACCGGCAACAAGGTTCTCTCATCCATTATGGATGCGCTGTACAAATCAATGATTGAAGGCTGGAAGGCTCCTTTGAAAATTCCGGGGCAACCGAACAAGAGCTTGAAAGAGCACGAAGAAATTCTGGCCGCGATCAAGAACAAAGATGGCGAACTGGCTGCCCGGCTGATGACTTCTCACCTTAGTGAGGCGTTAAAGGCTCTGGGAGATGCCGGTTTGAATAAATAGGCAATGCGCGCTTAGCGGGCATTCTCTGCCGGAAGGTGTTGCAACCCTGCATGCGGCAAGGTTGTGTAATAAGGCAGGGACACGCATTGCCTTTTCGCAAATAACGATTCTGAGGAACAAGATATGATGACCAGCGAACAGGAACATCTCCGGCAGATTTTTGCCGAAGCACTGGACCGCGTTGATCCATATAAAATCATCACCAACAAAGTATTCCTTGCAGGCGAAATTTTGACCGTCAGCATGGACGAAGGTGATGTGGTTGTTGATCTTCAGGAATTCGAACGGATTGTGGTTATCGGTGCGGGTAAAGCCACCGCTAAAATGGCCCTTGCCATAGAAAAAATTTTAGGCTCGCGCATTGAATCCGGACTGATCTCGGTAAAATACGGTCACACTGAAGAACTCAAATTTATCACGACCATTGAAGCGGCCCACCCGGTACCGGATGACAACAGTGTCCGTGCGGCCCGCGAAATAGAAGAACTGGCCTGCTCTACCACCGAGAAGACTCTGGTTATCAACCTTATTTCAGGCGGCGGTTCCGCCCTGCTCTCCAGCCCCATGCATGCCGAGGTGGACGGAGAAAAAATCGAAGTAACCCTTGAGGATAAACAGAACACCACCAAAGCCCTGCTGGCCTGCGGTGCTGACATCAGCGAGATCAACTGTATCCGCAAACATCTTTCATCCCTCAAGGGCGGACGGCTTTTGCGTTGTTTACGTCCGGCCCGCAGCCTGAACTTTATTCTTTCGGATGTTGTCGGCGACAACCTTGATACCATCGCCTCCGGGCTGACCAGTTATGACCGCAGTACTTATTGCGATGCTATGTCCATCATTGATAATTACAAACTGCGGGATAAAATCCCGGCCAATGTGGTCCGGGCCCTTGAACTGGGCAACACAGGAAAACTGCTCGAGACTCTGAAAAAAAATGAATTCAGTGAAATCAGAGCCGAGAACATCCTTATCGGCACTAACCGCATCGCCCTGCTCGGTGCACGAGATAAGGCTGAAGAACTGGGTTACAATGTGCGCATGCTGACCTCCCGTTTGCAGGGAGAAGCTGCTGATGCTGCCGACATGCTCTGGGCTGTGGCTCAGGATGAACGCGAATGGGAACTGCTGGAAAAGAAACCGGCCTGCATAATCGTAGGCGGCGAAACAGTGGTGACTTTGAAAGGAGACGGCAAGGGCGGCCGTAATCAGGAAATGGCCCTGCAATTTCTCATGCGGCTGGGACAGGATGAACGAAACGGCGAATCCATCCACTTCCTTGCCGCATCAACTGACGGTAACGACGGCCCCACTGACGCGGCCGGAGGTTTTGCCGACTCTGCGGTTCTGGAAAAATCCCGCGAAATGGGAATTTCCATTGCCGAATATTTAAAAAACAACGACTCCTACCACTTCCTTCAAATGGTAGGAGCCTTGTATAAAACAGGCCCCACCAACACTAACGTCTGCGACGTCCAATTGCTGATCGTTAATTAGTTGGCGGGATTCCGCTGAAAAGAAGACCGCTTCCATTCTTCCACTTCCCCAGGGAGTGGTCTTCTTTCCAACCGGATAGGAGCAAGCACTTCCTTTAGCTTCCATTTAATGTCAGTGCAACCTATTCTATTAATTATAATCAGCACTCACTTCTCTATAAAATTAAGAAAAAGCGCGAATCCCACTGGATTCGCGCTTTTTTATCATCAAGATTCGAAAGCTATTCTTGCAGCCTCCAGACCCCATCCTCACCTCGGCAGGCCTTGGCCATAATCTTCTCGCCGCCGTCTTCGGTGATGGTCACATCACGGCAGACATTACCCTGATTCACATAAGCCGGCGAAGGAGTGGCACTGTAAGATTTTCCGGTATCGGGGTTAGTCCAGCTGGAAGTCTCGCCAGAATGGTTGTTTTCCAAAGTTTTTGAAACCTGCTGCTCATCTTTTTTATCCCACTCGTTCCCGACCACATAACCCATAAGTGCGCCGATTCCCGCACCGATGGCTGCCCCTGAAGCCTTATTTTTAAAGGTAAGGGCACCGATAGTGGCCCCGGCCAAAGCTCCGATCCCGGCACCGGACTGGGCTTTATTGGCACAACCGGAAGCAACAAAAAGAATACAAACAATCAACAATGAAACCAGCTTTTTCATCTGAAATCTCCTTGGCGAATTTACTTTAAACCCCTGAAGCATTCCGGTTTCAGGGTTTTCCTTTTAGTGGAAGTAGCTGCTGAAGGCATATGCTTCCATGCATGCAGCGGATTCATGGGCCGGCGGTTACGGAAATCAACTCTGCATCCGGTAAAGGCTCCAAAATACGGAGGATAAATAATTCCATTCAACTGCTTTAATGGGGTCCTGTTCTTCCAACTCCACATAGGACCGGGCAATACGGAACGGGTCATGACCGGGCTGTATCCGCAGGCATCCTTAACCCCCCTGCGCATTTCCGAAGGTGAAAACCAATGTGCATTGCGCAGGGTTGAGGAAGAAGCCCAAGGCCACATCCTGCCATGGGTGAAAAAATAGATTGAATGGCGGTTGAGAAAACCAATCAGAATTCCTCCGGCTGAAACCCTTGCAGCCTCGCGCAACATTTCTTCTGGATTGGAACAAAACTCCAATACGGTCCAGAGCACGGTAAAGTCGAATTCATTATCGGTAAAAGGAAGATGCTCCCCATTGCAAAGATAGAGGGAAGCACGGTTTCCCAGCCGCTTGTGAGCTGCATCGAGCATTACCGGAGAATGGTCCACTCCGCTCACATCAAAACCGCAGCGGTAAAGATGATCGAGAAACAACCCTGTTCCGCATCCCACTTCCAGCAATTTTCTTTTACGCCTAGGCCAGCCGGAAATAAGATGGTCCATAAGCCTCACTTCCTGCTCAAGGGCAAACTGCCCCGCAGAAGTTTTGAACCATGTTTCAAATTTTTCCGCGTCAAAGCCGTCCCAAATCATATTTACCTCAAATTTAATCGAACAATTCCACCCTGCCTTTCAGGATAAACTGCAAGAATGATCCGGTAAAGCAAAAAACAAGTACGCCCGGATCATGGGGGAATCCGGGCGTACTGCTGTAGTTATGAGGAAACTAGGTATGATGTTTTATTCGAGGTTAACCTTGGGATAGACTGTAATTGGTTAACTATGCTTATTCATAGAGAGGGGTTAACTAGGATAACTCCTTCCTATTCACCATTCAATTCTTCATAGACCTTACCTACCAGCTTCTCACTGGGAGTCAGGGTCTTTGCACCGGGAGTCCACTTGGCGGGGCAGGCTTCTTCCGGATGATCCTTGAGATATACATTGGCTTCGATCTTGCGCAGCAACTCTTCTGCATTACGGCCTACGTTGTAGAAGTTGATTTCAGAAGAAACCAGCATGCCGTCAGGGTTGATAACAAATGTTCCGCGCAAGGCCAGACCGGTATTGTGATCGTAGACACCGAAGAAATCTGAAACTTCACCGGTGGGGTCTGCTGCCATCTTATACTTCACATTCTGGAGCAGCCTTTCGTCATTTTTCCATGCCAGATGGGTAAACTTTGTATCAGTGGATACGGAGACCACTTCGCAACCCAGCTTTTCCAGCTCGGCATGTTTGTCCGCGAGGTCAGCAAGTTCAGTAGGGCAGACAAAAGTAAAGTCGGCAGGGTAAAAGAAAAGTACCAGCCACTTGCCCGCCTTGCGTACTTCTTCAAATTTCACTTCAGTAAAACCGCAATCCTCGGGATCGTATGCTTCCATAGTAAAGTCAGGAACTGTTTCGCCGATGGATGCTGTGGTAATGACTTCTTCAAAAATTTCTGTGCAGCTCATTTTCTATCTCCTACATTGGTTAAATTCAGAATCAGTATTTTAGTAACATTTTTTTCTCATCTGTTGAAAGCAGACTATGAAAATCTTTTTCACCTGTCAACAATAATCGTAATCTTTACTAATTAATTCTTAAACAGCTGATTTTATGTAGTAGAACTTCTTTGAAAACAATGTTTAGTTCGTTGCCAACTGAAAACTTTTTAGGTAATTTCCGTTGATCATCAAACTTATGGAGATATAAATGACCAATTCACATGGCTTCAAAGAAATATCACGCGAATATCTTAATGAACTTAACGGCGAGGCCGTTATCTACGAACATGAAAAAACCGGCGGACGGGTTCTGTCCGTAATCAATAATGATGAAAACAAGACCTTCGGCATCAGCTTCCGCACTCCCCCGGAAAACTCTACCGGGCTGCCGCACATTTTAGAACATTCCGTACTTTGCGGTTCAAAAAAAT is part of the Desulfovibrio sp. JC022 genome and harbors:
- the mutM gene encoding bifunctional DNA-formamidopyrimidine glycosylase/DNA-(apurinic or apyrimidinic site) lyase, with product MPELPEVEVISRGLAKSLEGKTIESVKILNHSSVKMPWYLFSSRVAGEKITRIHRRAKLLIMDLGEDLHVTFHLKMTGRVLAHEGPTTPEPHTRVVFGLTDGGSIEFHDTRKFGEVRALNNEELQEWDFYKTLGPEPLEVTAEELAERITGRKAQIKGLLLNQSVVAGCGNIYADESLFRSGIHPKAKASDLSQESLIKLFIELQAVLKLAIQENGSSIRDYVDAGGDAGGFQNSFKVYGKKGESCPDCGKIFESATVAGRSSTYCSNCQKMSD
- a CDS encoding ChaN family lipoprotein encodes the protein MACNIVNKCARTVLVLCALFFVLGGCVKKSLPPEMAVSFLPCSGDYLDPVGDSLPFDKLMAEASKADYVLVGEGHTSICDHKAQFEIIEGLTRGHQKVAIGLEMVTAQKQDVLNRFNLGQIPVAELSKELDWKNGWRYDFNMFKPIFDLAEKRRLTMGGLNFPFRLVKEVREKGLDGLSVEDRAMLPSEVISPAPEQEEGLKEVLAMHQGRDATDSKQIERFFLVQSLWDTGMAEKAVELRKSTGNPVVILAGGGHVEHGWGIPRRLKTLDPQAKVMTIMPWRGGEFYPTAADSFFYCPPSYESRMGMTIEIRQGRAVITAVKRDLKGYKKGLRPGDIIAKAQGIPVTSLAAMHMAGSKAHKEDKPLIFTIDRRGELFDLDMGRLTRMKKDK
- a CDS encoding phenylacetate--CoA ligase family protein; the encoded protein is MTRKDRTEGIYSRREVLDEGERRQYCALQLKELLTYAYRYSEDVKKRFDRAQFQVDKFKELADLKHIPILKKKELIFLQSMGPRLGGLLTKDLGELRRIFLSPGPIFDPEDRSEDYWGWTEGFYAAGFRSGDVAQITFNYHLAPAGLMFEEPLRNLNCAVVPAGPGSTNSQLEIMQKLRVTGYVGTPSYLMHLAQKAEEAGLNLRKDLYLEVAFVTGEKFSEKMRSDLEKKFDLIMRQGYGTADVGCIGYECYHKNGLHITNRAFVEICHPDTGIPLKDGEVGEIVITAFNKTYPLIRLATGDLSYIDRSPCPCGRSTPRLGNIVGRVDTTARIKGMFVYPHQVEQVMAHFEEVKRWQIEVTNPGGIDEMTLNIEVSNFKREDELLHMFREKIKLRPILKVLTPGSLPPQIRPIEDKRNWD
- a CDS encoding methyl-accepting chemotaxis protein — encoded protein: MSWKDLRLAYKFAVGFGAVLLLLVLLGGWSISGIGTIVFDAEEVIAGNKLRGDFVQKIVDHLNWANEVNRLLTDKDVHEIDVQTDPHKCGFGKWYYSEERKKAEELVPEIKPLLAKIESHHNKLHKSAIAIEEKYEDVDPTMGSFLREKKADHLNWMIAVLKQLMNPESRSITVQANPHKCGLGKWLYSAKVKDMAKQHPEFGELLAKVYKPHTKLHETVQVLNEYLARGDRVGAQRYFSEHVEKFALETLGRIDALIDWHEGELKILAEATNIYATVTAPALVAVQDILTEVRGVVAENIMTDQEMLDAAAATRQGIVVVSAVALIIGILMAWIIAKGILGPLNKGLDFVAEVSDGDLSADVDLQRKDELGKLADGMRNMVHRLRNVVGDVNNASDSVASGSEELSASAESLSQGATEQAASIEEVSSSMEEMAANIKQNAENAVQTEGVAEKSQSQASQSADAVGEAVLAMKSIAEKIMIIEEIARQTNLLALNAAIEAARAGEHGKGFAVVAAEVRKLAERSGIAAAEISELSSSSVVVAEKAGGMLQELVPSISRTAELVQEIAAASNEQNSGVSQINKAIQQLDTVIQQNASASEEMASTSEELSRQGQLLQQAMSFFKLSSRPTPMLPAGSSSPEDDGFDRF
- a CDS encoding FadR/GntR family transcriptional regulator → MFKPIKKVRVSETAAKQLEELIQNKTFTEGEPLPSERQLMKELQVGRGSIREALRILEIKGFIETQPGIGAFVKSYEGDIFSPLSTWLTDNYEALRHFFEVRSLLEPSTARMASERISDEDFEELLKTHEEFKKTVEEEDLPRAIMVDAEFHRLIGKATGNKVLSSIMDALYKSMIEGWKAPLKIPGQPNKSLKEHEEILAAIKNKDGELAARLMTSHLSEALKALGDAGLNK
- a CDS encoding glycerate kinase, encoding MMTSEQEHLRQIFAEALDRVDPYKIITNKVFLAGEILTVSMDEGDVVVDLQEFERIVVIGAGKATAKMALAIEKILGSRIESGLISVKYGHTEELKFITTIEAAHPVPDDNSVRAAREIEELACSTTEKTLVINLISGGGSALLSSPMHAEVDGEKIEVTLEDKQNTTKALLACGADISEINCIRKHLSSLKGGRLLRCLRPARSLNFILSDVVGDNLDTIASGLTSYDRSTYCDAMSIIDNYKLRDKIPANVVRALELGNTGKLLETLKKNEFSEIRAENILIGTNRIALLGARDKAEELGYNVRMLTSRLQGEAADAADMLWAVAQDEREWELLEKKPACIIVGGETVVTLKGDGKGGRNQEMALQFLMRLGQDERNGESIHFLAASTDGNDGPTDAAGGFADSAVLEKSREMGISIAEYLKNNDSYHFLQMVGALYKTGPTNTNVCDVQLLIVN
- a CDS encoding RT0821/Lpp0805 family surface protein encodes the protein MKKLVSLLIVCILFVASGCANKAQSGAGIGALAGATIGALTFKNKASGAAIGAGIGALMGYVVGNEWDKKDEQQVSKTLENNHSGETSSWTNPDTGKSYSATPSPAYVNQGNVCRDVTITEDGGEKIMAKACRGEDGVWRLQE
- a CDS encoding class I SAM-dependent methyltransferase is translated as MIWDGFDAEKFETWFKTSAGQFALEQEVRLMDHLISGWPRRKRKLLEVGCGTGLFLDHLYRCGFDVSGVDHSPVMLDAAHKRLGNRASLYLCNGEHLPFTDNEFDFTVLWTVLEFCSNPEEMLREAARVSAGGILIGFLNRHSIYFFTHGRMWPWASSSTLRNAHWFSPSEMRRGVKDACGYSPVMTRSVLPGPMWSWKNRTPLKQLNGIIYPPYFGAFTGCRVDFRNRRPMNPLHAWKHMPSAATSTKRKTLKPECFRGLK